Part of the Deltaproteobacteria bacterium genome, TCAGAACTGAGGGGGTTTGACAGAACCCAAAGTATCCCAGCCAGCCCCGGGTATAAAGTTGGAGGTCCTGGATGATTCGCTTCCAGCCCCTTGTGCGCGTTCGTCGCGTAAGATCACGAATCCTCCTTCGGAATCGGTCCAGCGCCTGCCGCGAGAT contains:
- a CDS encoding transposase, which translates into the protein ISRQALDRFRRRIRDLTRRTRTRGWKRIIQDLQLYTRGWLGYFGFCQTPSVLNRLEEWMRRRLRSLIWKAWKREGLPDRIL